From Triticum aestivum cultivar Chinese Spring chromosome 7B, IWGSC CS RefSeq v2.1, whole genome shotgun sequence:
CGTATTTTTGCTTAGGTTGGATGGAAGCACCGTGGTCAGGTGGGCGGGCTGAAAGTTACTCTGAGTACACAAATGTTCGGTCCATCACAAAAAACGCATGAACATAGAGGTAACTTCACCATCCACGGTTGCCAGCTCTCTTCAATCTCACAGAATGTGCATGTCCAGAAATAATATCAAACCCCATGAATCAGGGAGCCATGGAAATCATAAAAAGCACACACCAACGCCATACAGGAGGGGGATTAATATCATTGCCACCTAACAGTGTTCGGTGGGATTTTCTGAATTTTGTTCCCAATTTCAGTGACAACGTGCTCATAAGAACTCACATTATACTCAAGAGTGAAGCGCACAACATTTGTGTGGCAGCAGCGTAGATAGACGATATTGATTCATAAGCGCAAGCAAGATATGCTTCAATTTTTTCTCCCACGCGCAGCCTTGAAAAGGTCAATCACCACCAAAGGGCAGCTTGCCTCCAGGTGCTTATACCCCTCTGTCGCCAACACAGCATCAAGAGCGGCACAAGTTCTGATGATGGACTCAACACACCTCGCCTTGAGCTCCGGGCAGTTGTGCAGGTCGGCTAAAGCCAAAGTTGTCGCTGCTGTGTTGACGTTGATGCCACCAGAGAGCTCGCCTGCACAAATGAGCTTGAGCCTGTCCAGTCCATACCTGTCAGCGGCAGCAAGGAGATGCTGAGCCATCACCGTCACCGCCGCCTCCTGCTGTCCGAATTCTGGCACTGTGTCGGTATAGATGGCCTCCACATCTGCCTCTACCTGTTGTCCGAATTCTGGCACGGTGTCGGTGTAGATGAACTGAAGAAGGGCCTTGAATACGGTAGCCTCCATGTCCTCGATCTCCACACTCTGAGAGCACTTCTCCTTCATGTCTCCAAAGAACTCGGCCATAAAAACAGTGGACCTTGCGGCGAGGATGAGCTTGTGCGCAGCAAAAGACTCACCGGACACGAGAAATGTGACGTCCGCTCCGGTCTCGCTCTGAAGGAGTTGAGCAAATTGCAGGTGCAAGTTAGAGGGTGGGAGATGCACTTCTTTCAGGGAGACCGTTGCTACATCTGGTAGTTCCTTGAAAACCTGAAGGGCATTGCACAGTAAAAGAGTCATCCTTGACATAACCCGATAATTCGAGGTGTTCACATCTTGTTATGAGGGGCACTTGAGATGATTTATCTTGGGGTTTCCTGAATATTATTGACCGGCAATCTTCTTCAGATGGCTTAAGCCTTCCTGTCGGATCTACCAAGCAACAACGTAGAGTCGTCCTCACAGCAGACGTGCGGGCTTCACTTAGAAAGATAAGACGTAGCGACACCCAGGAGCGATTCAATTCCTCGAAAGTCCGTGGATAAATACGGACTTCCCAATCATACCCATCGAAACTCCATCTGGAATTGAAGCTATAGTCCCTGCCTATGCCCGTGGTCATACTAAACCCATCGATCTTGAACAGCCGCACGGAACGGACGACTTCGGTGAGGTTTGTGCAGGCCTTTTCCATGACGAAGGTCTGGGAGTGTTTCTGCGTGGGAATGATTATGGATCAGTACAATTTAGCACTTCTCTTCGATTATATTGATATATAAAAATAACTCACCACGCAAGGCCTGCGAACCAAGGAGGCGAAGGACGACTTACAGTGCCACCAGGGCAGAACCGGTCACGTAGCCAAGTGCTTCGTGGTGCTGCTACATGGGTAGGGCCATGCCTCAGCGTTACACCGGCGGAGGAGACAGACGATGAGAGCGAGGCGGATCAACTGGTGCCCCGCTGCGATGCGGATCAATCTAGACAGGTCGATGCTCTGGACAGGAGATGAGGGAGTaaagagggagaagagagggggTAAAGAGGAGAGGGAGAACAGTAGAGTGTTCACCCAGCAAGAATAAACAAGACTTGTGACGGCGACTCGCGTTGATGGTGGGTGACCGAGAGAGTGGAAGGTGACTAGGTGagatgagtggaaaaatgaaaagATTCACTGGGCCCCTTGAAATGAGAAAGTATGGAAAGAAAGGGACATTTAACCAAGAAAAATTCCCCACCAGAAATAGAAAATTCCCACCACCTGATCTGACCATTTATTCTGCCTAACTCTGTTTTTTCTAGTTTTTAGGTACTCTACATATATTATCTGATAATCATCAAGGAAAGCAATACGAACGGTCAACTGCAATCATGCACAGACTGAAACTCATCTACACCATGACACGACACAAAAACTTATCCGTTTGCAAATCGATCAAAACAATACCCAAGCTTTGAGGCCATGGGACCTGACGTGGTCGCTCCAGCCCTTAGTAGTAAAGAATCGGGATCAAAGATCACGGCAGCTCTCAAGAAAAGGTCGTGACACACACAAAAATGCAGGCGGGGTAACCCACAAAGCCTGCACAATATACTGTAATTTTCCACTTGAACCTAGCACATATAGTCTACTTTACATATAGTAAGATGCATGCTTCGTGTTGCCCGTTGGCATCCCTGGCTACAAGCTATAGCATAGAGGTACCGAAAAGTAAACAACAACATAAGCATATGGAATTTTGCGCATAATAAAATTTCTAGCTTCTTGTGACAAGAATTGATGTATTACGAATGTCATTTCTGAAGAAGGATACTGTAAGCTGTAAATGAGCTGCTTATGCATGACAAATAACATCTATGCAATTTTCTTAGCATTTACAAAAGAAAACAGGGTTGCATGTCCTTCCATACCATCAATTATATTCCTGAAGATAATCAACTTTCGAGCAGTTAGGGCTTGTCCAAGTGGACCTGATCAGGAAGAGTCCTTAAGGTTATCCAAGTGGCCCTAACCTGGATAAGGCATCAAAACAAACACTAAACTTGCCCTTTATCGAAAACGAACTCTTAAGTCTTAACAACACCGGGAAGAAGGTTCTTGCCAAGCCCTGCACACACTGGTTATGTATCACTGTGTGACACTGATAAGCTTATAAGAAGACAGATAATGGAACAGCTTGCAATGAGAAAATGTCAGATGCAGATATTAGAGGGAACTATGAATCTGCAACATTTTGTGAGAAAATGCATTGGTTTCTGGTTTGCATAGAATAAACTTTACTCTGCTATCTACATGTGTGATATTGTCAATTTTCTTAAAGAATAAAAAAAAAATTGTCTGAGCCGGTCTGTGTTCATTTAGCAGTCATATCACCGGTATTTGTAGCTTATACGGGTAAAAATCGATGCATGCCAGGGAAGAATATCCGGAGAATATTGTCATCAAAGGTGAACTATTAGTGGAGACATGACATCATATATAAATATAATGACCGAGAGTAGCATGTAAAAATAACAAGAACAGCTATTGTGCTTCCATGACATGGATCAAACTCTTGAAGGTTTGATGATCTAGGTGGACCTGCGATTACATAGAGAGACCAAAACATGGACAAGACACCAAAATAGACACAAACCTTGCATGCTTGAAAATACCAAAAAAGTGCATCACTGAATATTCAGACATCTTAGCTCCATTATAGCTCCACAAATATTTCAAAATCGTAAGGATATTGCCGGATGTTGTGGAAAGTATATACAATTATACTTTATTTGATGTCTTGTCCATGTTTTGGTCAGACACCAAAAGGTTGGTTCAGGTGTGATTCCTATAAACGGGAATCATTTTATACTTTTATTTGATGTGAAAGTGAAGGTGTTCAAAAGAACTCCCAGCATACAAAAGACCTGGATTGTGTGGCAGCTGCTGAGCAAATCATGTACGAAACTATACACACTCTGAATCATCCAACTTTATTTATCACCTTGTACTAATATTGGCAAGCATTCAACCAAATCTTGGACGACATCGTACTAAATTATCACTAAACTGGAGGAGCAATGAAAGCATTAAGTTCCTCATAACGTAACATATATTGACACACATAAGTATCCCATTTTAGGTAAATGCAGACATAAGTTTTACTACACCACACATGGATGCAAGCACAAACAGAGACTATGCAGTATGCAGTATGCACTATGCTACCCTTCAACTCTTACTCACATGGACAGACTTGAGAAGCTCAGTCAGGATCAAAGGGCAGCTTGTTTCAAGGTGCTTATACCCATCTGTCGCCAACACAGCCTCAAGAATAGCAGGCGTGCTGACGATAAACCCGACACATTTGGCCTTGAGCTTGGAGCAATTGTGCTGCTCCGCCAAAGCAAGAGTGGTCGCTGCGGTGTCGACGGTGATGCCAATAGAGAGCTTTATTTCACAAATCAGCTTGAGCCTCTCAAGTCCATACATGTCAGCAGCCACAAGCAAATGTTGAGCCATAGTCGTCACCTCCTCAAGTGGTCGATCAAACTCAGGCATCGTGTCAGTATAGATGAAGTGCAGCATGGCCCTGAACGCCGCCACCTCCATGTCCTTGATCTCCACGCGTGCCGAGCACGTCTCCTTCATGTCACCGAAGAACTGGGCCTTGAAAACCGGAGACCTTGCGGCAGGTATGCACTTGTGTGCAGCAAACGACTCGTCGCACACAAGAAATGTGACATCGGCTCCCATCTCGCTCTGCAGGAGTTCGCCGAGGTGCCGGTGCAAGTTGGTGGATGGTTGGGCGATCACTTCTTCAGCTGGGATGGTTGGCGCCGGTAATTCTTTGAGTACGGTGATCGTGCATCGCAGGGTCAACATATCATCCTTGATATAACCAGATGGTATCTTGTTTCTATCCATGAAGACCAGTGCCCCGAAGTGTTGGGGATGGTAGAAGGTTTCTGACACACCGTACTCATGATACGGCTCAAGCTCCCTGCTGAGATCTACGAGCTGACAGGCCATGTTCGCCCTCACGCCCCACTGTGTACGGGCTTCACTGAGAAAGACGAGTTTCAgagccacccatgtggtgcccggATAGATAAGGACTTCCAGCTCGTACCCATCAACAGTCCATATGGACTTGAGGCAGTAGTCGCCGCCCATGCCCGCGGTCAAGCTGAAGCCGTCGATCTTGAGCAGCCGCACCGAGCGGGCCACCTGGTTGAGGCTTGTGCAGGCATTTTCCATGCCGAAAGACCGGAGAGTGATTGCAGCTGAAATTTCTTCTCTGCTGGAGATGGAACGTTTCTGCGTGGGAACAATTGcaggttagagcatctctagcagatcccgtaTACCCCTGTCCTGCAAATGTCGTTTACAGTATCCCATAAACAAAATTTGCGGGACAGCGGGCGGATCGGCAAAACAGATCCCGTAAACTTTGCCGGATTTCCAACTCGATTTAAAACAAATACTGTAGTTCGCACTATCTAGTTCGTCTTAAAACTACTAGGATAGttcatacatagcatagttcataCAAGCAAATCTAAAACAACTAGATAGAGGCGGCACGGGATGACTCACCGCGCCAGTGGAGTAGATGCCTCCGGACGATGTGCTTCTGGTCGCGGGCCTTGCCTGCGAGTGGCGCCGACGGAGGAGACGGCGAGGGCAACGGCTAGCCTCCCAGCGCACGCGAGGTCGATAGGCTGGTTTTCCGGCGTCAGCTAAGAGGATCAAACCGGCCAGACCCGTGCTCCGGCGGCCGGATTTGGGCCCCGACGAGCCGGACCCTGCTTATCCAGTGCAAGCGGCGGCCGGGGAGAGGGACTAGGGCTGGGGCGGCGCCGCGGTCAAAGAGAGGAGGGAGGTGGTACGTGAGGGGTAGGTGCGGAGGTGGAGGCCGACGCGGCGGGAGGAAGGGAAAGGTCGCGCGTTCGCGCCGGCGATTGGCGTTGACGGCGGCAGACCGGGGGTAGTGGGAAGTGAGCAGCATGGAAAAGGACCGGCTTAACCGGCGAACGTTCGTTGGATGGCAAGGGCGAACGATTTTGATGGCAATTTGTGTAGGTTATAAGGATGACAAATTTAATTAGACAACGCTTCGGTTCAGTTTTTGTCAGGATTTGTCGTGCTTACAAATTAAAATTTTCATCCTCACAAAATATAAGTTATCTCATGAAAAATGTTTGATTTGCCATCCCTCTCAACGAACGTCAGCCAAATAGCAAAAATTGATTTACTCAAGGAGAGGGTGTATTGGTAGCTTCAAGATGAAGGCATTTTTTGTGTGTAAGCCACAATTTCACCATCTTATTTCTCTGGACCAAAAAAAGCTTTCTGAaggttttttttaaaggaggatgaccaccgggcctctgcatctgggcggtGCATACAATCATTTTATTAATTTTTCATAAAgatcttacaaagtaatacatcagtcagtctgaagccaccatcttgtcAATATTTGTTACtctcctatccacttgatgaaggggtgccgactGTTCGAAccgaataccaaacagacctcgcaccaaagcctaacaccTAAAGCCAGAGGCCCCAACCAAACCTCATatcgggtctggggcacacacacCACTCCAACGTACTCTCAGAGGTAGCCGCCGCCGTCTTCCACCTATCCATCTTCAGAGCAAGTACTGACACATCGACCTTGCCAGGTCTGTCATTGATGCCCCACGGCTTCAGACAAGTCCTCCTTCCTATGCGCGTCCATCATCACACATCCGTCGCAGAGACCCGGCCGTGCCATGCCGCCAAGACTCCACGTCGTCGATGTGTCACATTGAACGCCGCTCCACCACTTCAACCGTCCACTGGTCCCTCAAGCCAATGCACACCTCTAAGAATGACGCCCCTGAGAAGGTAGCAACACAAGGGTGCCGTCGTCATCTGATCGACTGATCTTTGGTTTTCCCCTGGAGGTAGTGGGAGGAGTTGGGAGCTTCATCTTGATGataaaatttatgattttttttcaatatTTGACGTATTTTCTCTCGTACTAGATGCCCGTGATAGTGTTCAACCAACTTTCAAGCAACAAACCATCTTCAAACCATGTGAATTCCGGACCACTTGGCTTCAATACCTTCTTTTTTAAGTATGTGATGTTTGCCCAACTTCAAACAACGGAAAATTGGTATACCCCATGTCAAATTGCAAAGTCTGGTGACCATCATTTATAATGACACACATTCTCTGATCCTAGAATATGCATCACAATTATACTATTGTCCTACAAGTTTCATCGAATGGTACGTGCAACGGATGAATTGTTGAGATCAACGTCCATCTTCGCATTGGTCCTCTCTGTagctatgtactccctctgtaaactaatataagatcgtttagataactaaagtagtgatctaaacactcttatattactttacggagggagtaccttccTCGCAGCTTCATGCTCGCGTTGCTTCCGGCGACGCGGCTTCCACTGACCGCCACGGTCAGGTGCCCAGCCGATTCCGCTGATGCATCATGCAAGCCGATCGTGGCGGATAGGGTTGTCAGCGAAGACATCGGCGGCAAGCAAAGAAGGAGATGGCCGGCTATACAGAGGTGGGGAATGGAAGATAGATACGAGAGGAGTGCAGTCGAAGTGATGGACTAGTTAATTTTAAATGGATTTGGGATAGGTTCGGCTTGTTAGAGCCAACAAGATGAAAGCGCCCAGACGCCTCAGGGCGTCTCCATATGCGCCCCAGATATAAACAAGGTATAGAGAATGCCGATCAACCCAGACATTTGGGCTAGTTTTGTTAGCTTCGGTTGGGTGGCAACTTTTTGTCCACTGACCTGACAGGCCGGCCAGACATTTAGGGCGGATACATGTTCTGTTCTAGATGctcttaggccaactccagcgcacgaccccaaacgAACGTCCGTTTTGCCCTGATTTTATCCGTTTGGGTGGgtcaatggggtcgtgtccgggcctttCCTGGGATGCATCGACCGTGTGCCCAACGCACGACCGCATTTCAGCCGCATACAACCCGCATACATTTTTCTTTTCAAGcacatatcttttatttttatcatTGATTTTTGATACATGGAACCACATCACCAAGTTTTGACTAGAAaggcaagaccaaagaaaacaagaaccacgaGAAGACATGTTAGAAGATAATCAATTTTCATAACTGCTcccgtaagttggattagtgccttctcgatgcattcattgttgatctgcggaggttCGATCTTGTGTGCTCTTTCTATCAAAGTATGATGAAGCGTCTCAATCTCCATACAAGGAGACCCACGATGTATTTATTGATTGGGAGAGTTCGGTACAAGGTGCGGCAGCCTCTGGCTAACCATAGAGAGGATTACACGGGAGGTTACAtaagatagagagatagagagatagagagataagaGAGGACTCCTAACTAACCCAATCTTCTACGTACATGACTCCAAACTATACC
This genomic window contains:
- the LOC123162347 gene encoding BTB/POZ and MATH domain-containing protein 1 isoform X1 is translated as MENACTSLNQVARSVRLLKIDGFSLTAGMGGDYCLKSIWTVDGYELEVLIYPGTTWVALKLVFLSEARTQWGVRANMACQLVDLSRELEPYHEYGVSETFYHPQHFGALVFMDRNKIPSGYIKDDMLTLRCTITVLKELPAPTIPAEEVIAQPSTNLHRHLGELLQSEMGADVTFLVCDESFAAHKCIPAARSPVFKAQFFGDMKETCSARVEIKDMEVAAFRAMLHFIYTDTMPEFDRPLEEVTTMAQHLLVAADMYGLERLKLICEIKLSIGITVDTAATTLALAEQHNCSKLKAKCVGFIVSTPAILEAVLATDGYKHLETSCPLILTELLKSVHCVQGLARTFFPVLLRLKSSFSIKGKFSVCFDALSRLGPLG
- the LOC123162347 gene encoding BTB/POZ and MATH domain-containing protein 1 isoform X2, producing the protein MENACTSLNQVARSVRLLKIDGFSLTAGMGGDYCLKSIWTVDGYELEVLIYPGTTWVALKLVFLSEARTQWGVRANMACQLVDLSRELEPYHEYGVSETFYHPQHFGALVFMDRNKIPSGYIKDDMLTLRCTITVLKELPAPTIPAEEVIAQPSTNLHRHLGELLQSEMGADVTFLVCDESFAAHKCIPAARSPVFKAQFFGDMKETCSARVEIKDMEVAAFRAMLHFIYTDTMPEFDRPLEEVTTMAQHLLVAADMYGLERLKLICEIKLSIGITVDTAATTLALAEQHNCSKLKAKCVGFIVSTPAILEAVLATDGYKHLETSCPLILTELLKSVHGLARTFFPVLLRLKSSFSIKGKFSVCFDALSRLGPLG
- the LOC123162348 gene encoding BTB/POZ and MATH domain-containing protein 2, which gives rise to MSRMTLLLCNALQVFKELPDVATVSLKEVHLPPSNLHLQFAQLLQSETGADVTFLVSGESFAAHKLILAARSTVFMAEFFGDMKEKCSQSVEIEDMEATVFKALLQFIYTDTVPEFGQQVEADVEAIYTDTVPEFGQQEAAVTVMAQHLLAAADRYGLDRLKLICAGELSGGINVNTAATTLALADLHNCPELKARCVESIIRTCAALDAVLATEGYKHLEASCPLVVIDLFKAARGRKN